A single window of Selenihalanaerobacter shriftii DNA harbors:
- a CDS encoding DUF2877 domain-containing protein — MRLQSLRIGSDFKRKLVTHQALLAQVESVFKKVVNLELETGELVSISTINSNAPNNLVLESSQMLDLTSFGIKPREEVKLTPKVIKFKRKRFQIEVDGSKTWDGNLKFDSFIENISKFKENLQFFIEILSREGETAGVGEIGALLPQVIVPEEMNQQKLNKSLNPVSRKAFPIITNLIQATLDNNKEQIIKSSQDLIGLGPGLTPAGDDFLVGFYTMLQIIEARINIDYIDLELKNRLLDAAESRTTLVSKSTLKYILEGKVSEVILSLINALFLGGDEEVFCSTLQLLSRGSTSGTDIATGILTGGYILLNMLDGNYK, encoded by the coding sequence ATGAGACTACAAAGCTTAAGGATTGGTTCAGATTTCAAAAGAAAATTAGTAACTCATCAAGCTTTGTTGGCGCAAGTAGAAAGTGTTTTTAAAAAAGTGGTTAATTTAGAGTTAGAAACTGGAGAATTAGTTTCTATATCTACTATTAATTCAAATGCACCAAATAATTTAGTATTAGAATCTTCTCAAATGCTTGACTTAACAAGTTTTGGAATTAAGCCTAGAGAAGAAGTGAAGTTGACTCCTAAAGTTATTAAATTTAAAAGGAAACGATTTCAAATAGAAGTAGATGGAAGTAAAACTTGGGATGGTAACTTAAAATTTGATTCTTTTATTGAAAATATATCTAAGTTCAAAGAAAATCTCCAATTCTTTATAGAGATTCTCTCTAGAGAAGGAGAGACTGCTGGCGTAGGTGAAATTGGCGCGTTATTACCACAGGTAATAGTACCAGAGGAAATGAATCAGCAGAAACTAAATAAATCATTGAATCCAGTTTCAAGAAAAGCCTTTCCTATAATAACCAATTTAATTCAAGCTACTTTGGATAACAATAAAGAACAGATAATTAAAAGTTCACAAGATTTAATAGGATTAGGTCCAGGACTAACTCCGGCTGGAGATGATTTCTTAGTTGGTTTTTATACTATGCTACAGATTATTGAAGCAAGGATAAATATAGATTATATTGATTTAGAATTAAAGAATAGATTGTTAGATGCAGCTGAAAGTAGGACAACATTAGTTAGTAAGTCAACTTTAAAATATATCCTTGAAGGAAAGGTTTCAGAAGTTATTTTGAGTTTAATTAATGCTTTATTTTTGGGTGGGGATGAAGAGGTTTTTTGTAGTACATTACAGCTTTTATCCCGAGGTAGTACATCTGGAACTGATATAGCAACAGGTATTTTAACTGGGGGATATATTTTATTAAATATGTTAGATGGTAATTACAAATAA
- a CDS encoding PucR family transcriptional regulator ligand-binding domain-containing protein: MPKEIGITVREALELNPLKDVKVIAGQQGLDNTIKYINVMEVPDILDWVKEGEFLITTTYSMRDDFKLLSTLIPKLDDSNLAGLGIKPGRYIEEIPEMMVKQADELGFPLLELPYEVSFSEIMETVLSEILNEQASFLKMSFDMHSHLMDVVLDGGGISEITGTLSQLINSPVAIVDPKFKILSFSPCKEEKMNLSDIIPKGDELGSNYLDKELIKKDKLVGRFKRTEIEMNDNDLYQMSIPIMGGRKLRGHIFVWEVNQKLKKVDLMAIERSATVAALEMVNQQAIFEVERKYRNELLYDITSGKFDSRITVMERANSIGWDLNKNYTVILFDLTANQRSINNCQKTFQELKSTVLSELNLYLKNKYPEVILGDRGSNIILLYPVDIDVDKTVEEQQTTLEKLQDQITEFVQELLRITDRLVKQELIVGVGNYYDDIKRLQDSYEEAKSVLKVVNVIKRDSNIVFFDDLGIYRLLYNLESDEIDSFISDTIRSLVEYDQKNNTEFVDTLEQYFICNGNLKKMADNLFLHYNSVLYRVERIQKIMDVDLDDREQRLNLEIGLKLMNFNKEGI, translated from the coding sequence ATGCCAAAAGAGATAGGGATTACAGTTAGAGAAGCTTTAGAATTAAACCCATTAAAAGATGTTAAAGTAATAGCAGGTCAACAAGGTCTTGATAATACTATTAAGTATATTAATGTAATGGAAGTTCCAGATATTTTAGATTGGGTTAAAGAAGGCGAGTTTTTGATTACGACAACTTATTCAATGCGAGATGATTTTAAATTATTATCTACTCTTATTCCAAAATTGGATGATAGTAACTTAGCTGGTTTAGGAATTAAACCTGGGCGGTATATAGAAGAAATACCAGAAATGATGGTTAAACAAGCTGATGAATTAGGTTTTCCTTTATTGGAATTACCTTATGAAGTTTCGTTTTCAGAAATAATGGAGACTGTTTTAAGTGAAATTTTGAATGAACAGGCCAGTTTTTTAAAGATGTCCTTTGATATGCATAGTCATTTAATGGATGTAGTTTTGGATGGTGGAGGAATATCTGAGATAACAGGTACTTTATCCCAATTAATTAATAGTCCTGTTGCAATTGTTGATCCTAAATTTAAAATTTTATCTTTTTCACCATGTAAAGAAGAGAAAATGAATCTTTCTGATATTATACCTAAAGGTGATGAACTTGGCAGTAATTATTTAGATAAGGAATTAATCAAAAAAGATAAATTAGTAGGGCGTTTTAAAAGAACAGAAATTGAGATGAATGATAATGATTTATATCAGATGTCAATTCCTATTATGGGAGGACGTAAATTAAGAGGTCATATTTTTGTTTGGGAAGTAAATCAAAAATTAAAAAAAGTAGATTTAATGGCCATAGAGCGCTCTGCAACTGTAGCTGCTTTAGAAATGGTTAATCAACAAGCAATTTTTGAAGTTGAACGAAAATATCGTAATGAATTATTATATGATATCACTTCTGGTAAATTTGATTCACGGATAACAGTTATGGAACGAGCAAATTCAATCGGTTGGGATTTAAATAAGAATTATACAGTGATATTATTTGACTTAACAGCAAATCAAAGATCGATTAATAATTGTCAGAAAACTTTTCAGGAATTAAAGTCTACAGTTTTATCAGAGCTAAATTTATATTTAAAAAACAAGTATCCTGAAGTGATCTTAGGAGATAGAGGATCAAACATCATTCTATTATATCCTGTGGATATAGATGTAGATAAAACTGTAGAAGAGCAGCAGACAACTTTAGAAAAATTACAGGATCAAATTACAGAATTTGTGCAAGAGCTACTAAGGATAACGGATAGGTTAGTTAAACAAGAATTAATAGTAGGAGTAGGGAATTATTATGATGATATAAAGCGTTTACAAGATAGCTATGAAGAAGCTAAAAGTGTTCTTAAAGTAGTTAATGTTATTAAACGAGATAGTAATATTGTTTTCTTTGATGATTTAGGAATTTATAGATTATTATATAATCTTGAATCAGATGAGATTGACTCATTTATAAGTGATACTATTCGTTCATTAGTTGAATATGATCAAAAGAATAATACAGAATTTGTTGATACTTTAGAACAGTATTTTATTTGTAATGGTAATCTCAAGAAGATGGCTGACAATTTATTTTTACATTACAATAGTGTTTTATATAGAGTAGAGCGTATTCAAAAGATAATGGATGTGGATTTAGATGATAGAGAGCAAAGGCTTAATTTAGAGATAGGTTTAAAGTTAATGAATTTTAATAAAGAAGGAATTTAA
- a CDS encoding YlbE family protein, whose product MSISIKEANAKAVERMQNAEPVLVDIKTAGDVIPEMTKKTILHAGPPVEWENMCGPMKGAVIGALIYEGLAEDEDEAVELAGSGEITFDPCHHHQAVGPMAGVTSASMPVYVVENQDQGNKAFCTINEGLGKVLRYGAYSEEVIEKLKWIENTLAPALKEALSLMEDGINVKNMTSQAIHMGDECHNRNKAGSALFIREITPYLLQTDIDNDTIKDMINFMADNEHFYLNISMPACKATMDAAHGIEGSTIITAMARNGVEFGIRISGLEEEWFTGEAQVIDGLFFPGYSTDDANPDIGDSTISETAAIGGFAMAAAPAIVGFVGGTPEDAVNFTKSMYEISVEENDTFTIPSMGFRGTATGIDVRKVVETGILPTINTGIAHKDPGVGQVGAGLVDPPKNCFEDALRAFAKKYRG is encoded by the coding sequence ATGAGTATTAGTATTAAAGAAGCAAATGCAAAAGCAGTTGAAAGAATGCAAAATGCAGAACCTGTATTAGTTGATATTAAGACAGCTGGGGATGTAATTCCAGAAATGACTAAAAAGACTATCCTTCACGCTGGACCACCGGTAGAATGGGAAAATATGTGTGGACCAATGAAAGGTGCTGTAATTGGAGCATTGATTTATGAAGGATTAGCTGAAGACGAAGATGAAGCAGTTGAATTAGCTGGTTCTGGTGAGATTACTTTTGATCCTTGCCACCACCACCAAGCTGTAGGACCGATGGCTGGAGTTACTTCTGCTTCTATGCCAGTATATGTTGTTGAAAATCAAGATCAAGGAAATAAAGCATTCTGTACAATTAACGAAGGTTTAGGTAAAGTATTAAGATATGGTGCCTATAGTGAAGAAGTAATTGAAAAGTTAAAGTGGATTGAAAATACTTTAGCTCCTGCACTTAAAGAAGCTTTAAGTTTAATGGAAGACGGAATTAACGTTAAAAATATGACTTCTCAAGCTATTCATATGGGTGATGAGTGTCACAACCGTAATAAAGCTGGTAGTGCATTATTCATTAGAGAGATCACTCCATATTTATTACAAACTGATATAGATAACGATACTATTAAAGATATGATTAACTTCATGGCAGATAATGAACACTTTTATTTAAATATTTCAATGCCAGCATGCAAGGCTACTATGGATGCAGCTCATGGTATTGAAGGAAGTACAATTATTACTGCTATGGCTAGAAATGGTGTTGAATTCGGAATTAGAATTAGTGGACTAGAAGAAGAATGGTTTACAGGAGAAGCTCAGGTAATTGATGGATTATTCTTCCCAGGTTATAGCACTGACGATGCTAACCCAGATATTGGAGACAGTACAATTTCTGAAACTGCTGCAATTGGTGGATTCGCTATGGCGGCTGCACCAGCAATCGTTGGTTTTGTAGGCGGCACACCTGAAGATGCAGTTAACTTCACTAAGTCTATGTATGAAATTAGTGTAGAGGAAAATGATACATTCACTATTCCAAGTATGGGCTTTAGAGGAACAGCTACAGGAATTGATGTTCGTAAGGTTGTAGAAACTGGAATCCTACCAACAATTAATACTGGAATTGCTCATAAGGATCCAGGAGTTGGACAGGTTGGTGCTGGTTTAGTAGATCCTCCGAAGAACTGTTTTGAAGATGCTTTAAGAGCTTTTGCTAAGAAATATAGAGGTTAA
- a CDS encoding molybdopterin-binding protein, whose product MKKVPVKEAVGMVLGHDMTQIIPGEFKGVKFEKGHIIKEEDIPVLKSMGKNHIYSFELGEDQCHEEEAAERIAKAVQGENIKLVGPSEGKMNLVAKNAGVLKVNEEALREINSFDDLILATLHNNTTVEEGQNLAGTRINPLVIESKKIDQVEAACEKITGDIMSVNSFHQLKVGIIITGSEVYSGEIEDKFAPVFRQKINDLNAGVLGVNYAPDDPELIKEEIFDLIEKGADVVVTGGGMSVDPDDVTPVGIKKTGAKIETYGAPVLPGSMFMLAYLDEIPILGIPACGMYNKSTVFDLVFPRILTKERVMREDIIEMAHGGLCLQCDVCRYPACSFGK is encoded by the coding sequence ATGAAGAAGGTACCGGTTAAAGAGGCAGTAGGCATGGTTTTAGGACATGATATGACTCAAATAATTCCTGGTGAATTTAAGGGAGTTAAGTTTGAGAAAGGTCATATAATTAAGGAAGAAGATATTCCAGTGTTAAAGAGTATGGGTAAGAATCATATTTATTCTTTTGAACTTGGAGAAGATCAATGTCATGAGGAAGAGGCAGCTGAGCGGATTGCTAAAGCAGTACAGGGAGAAAATATTAAACTCGTTGGCCCTAGTGAAGGGAAGATGAATTTGGTAGCTAAAAATGCTGGGGTACTTAAAGTTAATGAAGAAGCTTTAAGAGAAATAAATAGTTTTGATGATCTTATTTTAGCTACTCTGCATAATAATACAACTGTTGAAGAGGGACAGAATCTTGCTGGGACAAGAATAAATCCTTTAGTTATCGAATCTAAAAAGATTGATCAGGTTGAGGCTGCTTGTGAAAAAATCACAGGAGATATAATGTCAGTTAATTCTTTTCATCAGTTAAAGGTAGGTATCATAATTACTGGAAGTGAAGTCTATTCTGGTGAAATAGAAGACAAATTTGCTCCTGTTTTTAGACAAAAAATTAATGATTTAAATGCAGGTGTTTTAGGGGTTAATTATGCCCCAGATGATCCAGAATTAATTAAAGAAGAGATTTTTGATTTAATTGAAAAAGGGGCAGATGTGGTAGTTACTGGTGGCGGTATGTCTGTAGATCCTGATGATGTAACACCAGTAGGAATTAAAAAGACAGGGGCTAAAATAGAGACTTATGGGGCACCAGTACTACCAGGTTCTATGTTTATGTTAGCTTACCTTGATGAAATACCAATTTTAGGAATCCCGGCTTGTGGTATGTATAATAAATCTACAGTTTTTGATTTGGTGTTTCCTAGAATCTTAACTAAAGAACGGGTAATGAGAGAAGATATTATTGAAATGGCGCATGGTGGGTTATGTTTACAATGTGATGTCTGTCGTTATCCTGCGTGTTCTTTTGGAAAATAA
- a CDS encoding xanthine dehydrogenase family protein molybdopterin-binding subunit, with product MGKVVGTNVKRKDGIEKVTGSAKYTDDLKMSNMLYGKVLRSPYEHAKIISIDTSRAEALPGVKAVITGKDFPNVTGLYIGDRTVLAIDKVRFIGDAVAAVAAETLETAQRALQSIEVKYEELPSLVDPKESLEEKDLLIHENINDYGHADFIHPVKDSNISNHFKLRKGNTDKAFKEADHIYEEEFEVPMVQHVPIETHVSVAQSQLNGKLNIWSSAQSPDALRELVGVVFEKPLNQIRVDSVPIGGGFGGKAGLNPETPIAVALSKSVPGRPVKITYTRAEEFECATARPGLVARYKTGVKEDGDIIAQEIEYIWDGGAYNDYTVNVSKTGGYSCAGPYEIPNVKGDSYCVYTNRPVTGAYRGFGMCEIHWGIEQHIENIAEDLGFTPLEMRLKNALKDGSKNVTGEELSNVGYSETLELTAEQIKLDETEDTENPNKIRGKGIAGGYKGPSTPPNAASSALIQVLADGSINLLITATDIGQGAYTALAQMAADALGVSIDAINVSTPNTDYTPYEWQTVGSRTTFSVGNAIINAAEDAREQLFDYASEDLGVDIDDLDMEDCIIFDTTDPENTDKQAPISKYAIGLQYADGSGRGGQVIGRGVYIPEDVSNLDENGQGRTVNHWTYGCHAAEVEVDTKTGQVEVLNMISTFDVGTAINPELVEGQLEGGLVQGFGTALFEEFVYDGGKLLNKSFVDYKIPTAMDIPNIETNIVENALEHGPFGARGVAEPAMIPAAPAIANAVYDAIGIRIKDLPITPEKILNALKEKEGSN from the coding sequence ATGGGGAAAGTAGTAGGAACAAATGTTAAGCGAAAAGATGGAATTGAAAAGGTAACTGGTTCAGCTAAATATACAGATGATTTAAAGATGAGCAATATGTTATACGGAAAAGTATTAAGAAGTCCTTATGAGCATGCTAAAATTATAAGTATTGATACTTCTAGAGCAGAAGCTCTACCAGGAGTTAAAGCAGTAATTACAGGAAAGGATTTCCCAAATGTAACAGGGTTATATATTGGAGATAGAACTGTATTAGCTATAGATAAAGTAAGGTTTATTGGTGATGCAGTGGCTGCAGTAGCTGCTGAAACATTAGAGACTGCTCAGAGAGCATTACAATCAATTGAAGTAAAATATGAAGAATTACCATCTCTTGTTGATCCAAAAGAATCACTGGAAGAAAAAGATCTTTTAATCCATGAAAATATTAATGATTATGGTCATGCTGACTTTATCCATCCGGTTAAGGATAGTAATATCAGTAATCATTTTAAGTTAAGAAAAGGGAATACTGATAAAGCTTTTAAAGAGGCTGATCACATTTATGAAGAAGAGTTTGAAGTACCAATGGTACAACACGTTCCAATTGAGACTCACGTTAGTGTTGCTCAATCTCAATTAAATGGAAAATTAAATATCTGGTCTAGTGCGCAGTCACCAGATGCTTTACGAGAATTAGTGGGAGTAGTTTTTGAAAAACCACTAAATCAAATTAGAGTTGATTCTGTACCGATTGGTGGTGGATTTGGTGGTAAAGCTGGTTTAAATCCAGAGACTCCAATTGCTGTAGCTTTATCTAAATCGGTACCAGGTCGCCCGGTAAAGATCACTTATACTCGTGCTGAAGAGTTTGAATGTGCAACCGCTCGACCAGGGCTTGTTGCTAGATATAAAACAGGCGTAAAAGAAGATGGAGATATCATTGCTCAAGAGATAGAGTATATTTGGGATGGTGGAGCATATAACGATTATACAGTAAACGTAAGTAAGACTGGAGGTTATTCTTGTGCCGGTCCTTATGAGATCCCAAATGTAAAAGGTGACTCCTATTGTGTTTATACTAATAGACCAGTGACAGGTGCTTATCGTGGTTTTGGTATGTGTGAGATTCACTGGGGTATTGAACAGCATATAGAGAATATTGCTGAAGATTTAGGTTTTACTCCTTTAGAAATGAGATTGAAGAATGCTCTTAAAGATGGTTCTAAGAATGTAACTGGTGAAGAATTATCAAATGTAGGATATAGTGAAACTTTAGAATTAACTGCTGAACAGATTAAGTTAGATGAAACAGAGGATACAGAAAATCCTAATAAAATTAGAGGAAAAGGTATTGCTGGAGGTTATAAAGGACCTTCTACACCTCCAAATGCAGCATCTAGTGCACTTATTCAGGTTTTAGCAGATGGTTCTATTAACTTATTAATCACTGCTACTGATATCGGTCAGGGAGCTTATACTGCTTTAGCTCAGATGGCTGCCGATGCATTAGGAGTTTCTATAGATGCTATTAATGTTTCAACTCCAAATACTGATTATACTCCTTATGAGTGGCAGACAGTAGGTAGTAGAACTACATTCTCAGTAGGAAATGCTATCATCAATGCTGCTGAAGATGCTAGAGAGCAATTATTTGATTATGCATCTGAGGACTTAGGAGTAGATATAGATGATTTAGACATGGAAGATTGTATTATCTTTGATACTACTGATCCAGAGAATACTGACAAACAAGCTCCAATTAGTAAATATGCTATTGGTCTACAGTATGCAGATGGAAGCGGTAGAGGTGGACAGGTAATCGGTCGTGGCGTATATATTCCAGAAGATGTGAGTAATCTTGATGAAAATGGTCAAGGTAGAACTGTAAATCACTGGACTTATGGTTGTCATGCTGCTGAAGTTGAAGTAGACACAAAGACAGGTCAAGTGGAAGTATTAAATATGATTTCTACTTTCGATGTAGGTACGGCAATCAATCCAGAATTAGTAGAAGGACAGTTAGAGGGTGGATTAGTCCAAGGTTTTGGTACAGCTCTATTTGAAGAGTTTGTATATGATGGAGGTAAGCTTCTAAACAAATCTTTTGTTGACTATAAGATTCCAACTGCTATGGATATACCAAATATCGAAACTAATATAGTAGAGAATGCATTAGAGCATGGTCCGTTTGGAGCCCGTGGAGTGGCTGAACCAGCAATGATTCCGGCTGCCCCTGCTATTGCTAATGCAGTTTATGATGCGATTGGTATTAGAATCAAAGACTTACCAATTACTCCAGAAAAGATTTTAAATGCATTAAAAGAAAAAGAAGGAAGTAATTAA
- a CDS encoding (2Fe-2S)-binding protein produces MKQKIKFTVNGEVREYEVAPNQTLLTFIREDMDLTGAKEGCAEGECGACTVLLDGKAVNACMMFAVEADGKEIETIEGLASGSGLSVIQETFIEYSALQCGYCTPGMIMSTEALLRRNPNPTDFEIREAIAGNLCRCTGYTKIIEAIKAVAEKIN; encoded by the coding sequence ATGAAGCAAAAGATAAAGTTTACTGTTAATGGTGAAGTTAGGGAGTATGAAGTTGCACCAAACCAAACATTATTAACTTTTATTAGAGAAGATATGGATTTAACTGGTGCTAAAGAAGGTTGTGCAGAAGGAGAATGTGGTGCTTGTACAGTTCTTCTTGACGGCAAAGCAGTTAATGCTTGCATGATGTTTGCAGTAGAAGCAGATGGCAAAGAGATTGAAACTATTGAAGGCTTAGCTAGTGGAAGTGGGCTTAGTGTAATCCAAGAAACATTTATTGAATATTCTGCCTTACAATGTGGATATTGTACGCCAGGTATGATTATGTCTACTGAGGCATTGTTAAGAAGAAATCCTAATCCAACAGATTTTGAAATTAGAGAAGCTATTGCTGGAAACTTGTGTCGTTGCACAGGATATACAAAGATTATAGAAGCTATTAAAGCTGTTGCAGAGAAAATTAATTAA
- a CDS encoding FAD binding domain-containing protein, with protein sequence MIKNFEYFKPVSVEEVCSLLKAHGENAKVLAGGTDLIVAMQEKGLEPKHVVDIKALEGIDKITYDEGKEVLRIGAATKLNMIAESGVVREHWEILANAARTVGSYQIRNRATIGGNVCNASPSADTLTSLLALDAEIKIVGVTGCRSVTAEDFFVGPGQTILEDGEIVTEIQICKPKVNQAGKYVKHSRRKAVDLAIIGVAVVGQKDDSGYNFKVALGAVAPTPFRSTEVEEILNTDEITDEIIDEAAKKAAELVSPITDLRGTKEYRENMIEVQTKRGIEEVVDKLG encoded by the coding sequence ATGATCAAGAATTTTGAGTACTTTAAACCCGTGAGTGTTGAAGAAGTATGTTCGCTTTTAAAGGCTCATGGTGAAAATGCTAAAGTATTAGCAGGTGGGACTGATTTAATTGTTGCTATGCAGGAAAAAGGTTTAGAACCAAAGCATGTCGTTGATATTAAGGCATTAGAGGGAATTGACAAGATAACTTATGATGAAGGAAAAGAAGTGTTAAGAATAGGTGCAGCTACTAAATTGAATATGATAGCTGAATCTGGAGTAGTAAGAGAGCATTGGGAAATTTTAGCTAATGCAGCTCGTACTGTAGGTTCGTATCAGATTAGAAATAGAGCTACTATTGGAGGTAATGTTTGTAATGCTTCTCCATCCGCGGACACGCTTACTTCTTTATTAGCTTTAGATGCTGAGATTAAGATTGTAGGCGTAACAGGCTGTAGAAGTGTAACAGCAGAAGATTTCTTTGTAGGACCGGGACAGACTATTTTAGAAGATGGTGAAATTGTAACAGAAATTCAAATTTGCAAACCTAAAGTCAATCAAGCTGGTAAGTATGTAAAACATTCTCGTAGAAAAGCTGTAGACTTAGCTATTATAGGTGTAGCTGTAGTTGGACAAAAAGATGATTCAGGTTATAACTTTAAGGTAGCTTTAGGTGCTGTAGCTCCTACACCATTTAGATCAACTGAAGTTGAAGAAATCTTAAATACTGATGAAATTACTGATGAAATAATTGATGAAGCTGCTAAGAAAGCGGCAGAATTAGTTTCTCCAATTACTGACTTAAGAGGAACTAAAGAATATCGAGAGAATATGATAGAGGTTCAGACTAAAAGAGGAATTGAAGAAGTTGTAGATAAATTAGGATAA
- the fdrA gene encoding acyl-CoA synthetase FdrA encodes MAKKVVIDENNYYDSVTLMSISKDIKGMEGMTEAVVVMATPHNKELLENVGLLTEEADNASPKDMVVAIEADTDELAEEALNSVTEALEAKASAGGDEDYRPRTLDSALDAMPGANLAIVSVPGDYAKKEAEKALNKGLHVMLFSDNVPVEEEIELKELAAEKGLLLMGPDCGTAVINNKPLAFSNVVSEGNIGLVAASGTGAQEVSTIIDKSGLGVSQVIGTGGRDLSTEVGGREMLKGLKALAADDSTEVIVLVSKPPADEVVKKILAEVDEIDKPVVVNFLGGNEDLFADTKAIYSSNLEEAALKAVALSEGEEYEAKEFTIPEEEVAKIVEEETAKYSDAQKYLRGLYTGGTLCDESMLILADELDALYSNIPLKPEWVLEDNTKSQENTALDLGEDEFTQGRPHPMIEPFTRVERVEVEAEDEEMAILLADVVLGYGSHENPAGELAEAIKEAKEKAEARGGHLTTIVSVCGTANDPQDLEEQTAKLEEVGAIVMPSNAQAARLAAKIVQEIN; translated from the coding sequence ATGGCTAAAAAAGTTGTAATTGATGAAAATAATTATTATGATTCTGTAACTTTGATGTCAATTTCTAAAGATATCAAGGGTATGGAAGGAATGACTGAGGCAGTAGTAGTAATGGCTACTCCTCATAACAAAGAATTATTAGAAAATGTAGGGCTTTTAACTGAAGAGGCTGATAATGCTTCACCAAAGGATATGGTGGTTGCTATTGAAGCTGATACAGATGAACTTGCAGAGGAAGCATTGAATTCTGTTACAGAAGCATTAGAAGCTAAAGCAAGTGCAGGTGGAGATGAAGATTATAGACCACGTACTTTAGATTCAGCTTTAGATGCTATGCCAGGTGCTAACTTAGCTATTGTCTCTGTACCAGGAGATTACGCTAAGAAAGAAGCAGAAAAGGCATTAAATAAAGGTTTACATGTAATGTTATTTAGTGACAATGTTCCAGTAGAAGAAGAGATTGAACTAAAAGAATTGGCAGCTGAAAAAGGATTACTACTTATGGGGCCTGATTGTGGTACTGCTGTTATTAATAATAAACCTTTAGCATTCTCTAATGTAGTTAGTGAAGGTAATATTGGTTTAGTAGCAGCTTCCGGAACAGGAGCTCAAGAAGTTAGTACAATAATCGATAAAAGTGGATTAGGAGTTTCTCAAGTAATTGGTACTGGAGGAAGAGACTTATCCACAGAAGTTGGCGGTAGAGAGATGCTAAAAGGATTAAAAGCATTAGCTGCTGACGATAGTACTGAAGTTATTGTATTAGTTTCTAAACCACCTGCTGATGAAGTTGTTAAAAAGATTTTAGCAGAGGTTGATGAAATTGATAAGCCAGTTGTAGTGAACTTCTTAGGTGGAAATGAAGATTTATTTGCTGATACTAAAGCTATTTATAGCAGTAATTTAGAGGAAGCTGCATTAAAAGCAGTAGCTTTAAGTGAAGGTGAAGAGTATGAAGCTAAAGAATTCACTATTCCAGAAGAAGAAGTAGCTAAGATTGTTGAAGAAGAGACTGCAAAATATAGTGATGCACAGAAATATTTAAGAGGACTTTATACAGGTGGAACATTATGTGATGAATCGATGTTAATCTTAGCAGATGAATTGGATGCACTTTATTCTAACATTCCTTTAAAGCCTGAATGGGTACTTGAAGATAATACTAAGAGTCAAGAAAATACTGCTCTTGACTTAGGAGAAGATGAGTTTACTCAAGGCAGACCTCATCCTATGATTGAACCATTTACTCGAGTAGAAAGAGTAGAAGTAGAGGCTGAAGATGAAGAAATGGCCATCTTATTAGCAGATGTTGTGTTAGGTTATGGTTCTCATGAGAATCCAGCTGGAGAATTAGCAGAAGCTATTAAAGAAGCTAAAGAAAAAGCTGAAGCTCGCGGTGGACACTTAACTACAATTGTATCTGTTTGTGGAACAGCAAATGACCCACAAGATTTAGAAGAACAGACGGCAAAGTTAGAAGAAGTTGGCGCTATTGTAATGCCTAGTAATGCACAGGCAGCTAGATTAGCAGCTAAAATTGTTCAGGAAATTAACTAA